The following proteins come from a genomic window of Achromobacter sp. AONIH1:
- a CDS encoding IS110 family transposase: MSTVTLIGIDLGKHSFHLHGQDAAGRMMFRKKCSRQDLFKLLGNTPRSTVVMEACAGAHWMARRIEELGHQAKLISPQFVRPFVQGNKNDFADAQAICEAASRPSMRFVSVRNQAQQTVSALHRVRESLVAQRTGVINQVHAFLLEFGISLPRGQAILRRLPAVLAEHALPPQLGALLERLRSHFQYLDEQVGQIERELCLQLREDERSQRLLQIPGIGPITASVLMTELGDARQFGSARQFAASVGLVPRQYSTGGKPTLLGISKRGDKNLRRLLVQGARAIMRHVERRTDRLGAWVRELQARRHSNVVACALANKLARIAWAILANGTNYRSEQTVAPA; encoded by the coding sequence ATGAGCACCGTCACGCTGATTGGCATCGATCTGGGCAAACACAGCTTCCATCTGCATGGGCAGGACGCGGCCGGCAGGATGATGTTTCGCAAGAAGTGCTCGCGCCAGGATCTGTTCAAGTTACTGGGCAACACACCGCGCAGCACAGTGGTGATGGAGGCCTGCGCCGGCGCGCACTGGATGGCGCGCCGCATCGAAGAACTGGGCCACCAGGCCAAGCTCATTTCCCCCCAGTTCGTGCGCCCCTTCGTACAGGGCAACAAGAATGACTTCGCCGATGCCCAGGCGATCTGCGAGGCGGCCTCGCGCCCGAGCATGCGGTTCGTGAGCGTGCGCAATCAGGCTCAGCAGACCGTCTCTGCCCTGCATCGGGTGCGTGAATCACTGGTCGCTCAGCGCACGGGCGTGATCAACCAGGTGCACGCCTTTTTGCTGGAGTTTGGCATCAGCCTGCCTCGTGGTCAGGCGATTCTGCGACGCTTGCCAGCGGTTCTGGCCGAACACGCGCTGCCGCCCCAACTAGGCGCGCTGCTGGAGCGGCTGCGATCGCACTTTCAGTATCTGGATGAGCAGGTAGGCCAGATTGAGCGTGAGCTGTGTCTACAGCTGCGCGAGGATGAACGCAGCCAGCGGCTGCTTCAGATCCCCGGCATCGGGCCAATCACTGCTAGCGTGCTGATGACTGAGCTGGGCGATGCGCGGCAATTTGGTTCGGCGCGCCAGTTCGCCGCTTCGGTAGGCTTGGTGCCTCGCCAGTACAGCACGGGCGGCAAACCCACGCTCCTGGGCATCAGCAAACGGGGCGACAAGAACCTTAGACGATTGTTGGTACAGGGCGCTCGCGCGATCATGCGACACGTGGAGCGACGAACCGACCGGCTAGGCGCCTGGGTGCGCGAGCTGCAGGCCCGACGTCACTCGAACGTGGTCGCTTGTGCGCTGGCCAATAAATTGGCGAGGATCGCCTGGGCCATCCTCGCCAATGGAACGAACTACCGAAGTGAGCAGACTGTAGCGCCAGCCTGA
- a CDS encoding DUF4105 domain-containing protein: protein MILAILAGVTIVAAAGWGAGALWFQSPRGGAWRALSVACWLALAGAALLGLALEHAAPLWLFGAALLGLLAWWRLGVRPSNARSWMPEVARTTCGDIDGDRVTLHDVRDFDWRTRSDYDVRWRTETYDLSRLESVDVALSYWGRPAIAHALVSFGFGDGRHVVFSVEVRRKLGDAFSEIGGFFRQYELSVLASTEEDSLRVRTNVRGEDGYLYRVHMPEGGARALFLAYVETANGLARQPRFYNTLTANCITIVYQLARRIVPGLPMDYRLLLSGYLPEYLYRIGALRGADSARAYRDAGRYTDRARATADAAQFSRNIRQGVPGE from the coding sequence ATGATCCTCGCCATCCTGGCCGGTGTGACGATCGTGGCGGCGGCGGGGTGGGGCGCGGGCGCGCTGTGGTTCCAGTCGCCCCGTGGCGGTGCGTGGCGCGCGCTGTCCGTGGCGTGCTGGCTGGCGCTGGCCGGCGCGGCGTTGCTGGGCCTGGCGCTGGAACATGCCGCGCCGCTCTGGCTGTTCGGCGCCGCGCTGCTCGGCCTGCTGGCCTGGTGGCGGCTGGGGGTGCGGCCGTCCAATGCGCGCAGCTGGATGCCCGAAGTGGCGCGGACGACGTGCGGCGACATCGACGGCGACCGGGTCACGCTGCACGACGTGCGCGATTTCGACTGGCGCACGCGCAGCGACTACGACGTGCGCTGGCGCACCGAGACCTACGATCTGTCGCGTCTGGAATCGGTGGATGTCGCGCTGTCGTACTGGGGGCGCCCCGCGATCGCCCATGCGCTGGTGTCCTTTGGCTTCGGCGACGGCCGGCACGTGGTGTTCTCGGTCGAGGTACGCCGCAAGCTGGGCGATGCGTTCTCCGAGATCGGGGGCTTCTTCCGCCAGTACGAGCTGTCGGTGCTGGCGTCCACCGAAGAGGACAGCCTGCGGGTACGCACCAATGTGCGCGGCGAGGACGGTTACCTGTATCGCGTGCACATGCCCGAGGGCGGGGCGCGCGCGTTGTTCCTGGCCTATGTCGAGACGGCCAACGGGCTGGCGCGTCAACCGCGCTTCTACAACACGCTGACCGCCAATTGCATCACCATCGTGTACCAGCTGGCCCGGCGCATCGTGCCAGGGCTGCCGATGGACTACCGGCTGCTGCTGTCCGGCTATCTGCCCGAATACCTGTACCGCATCGGCGCGCTGCGCGGAGCGGACAGCGCGCGGGCCTATCGCGACGCCGGCCGCTATACCGACCGCGCGCGCGCCACGGCCGACGCGGCGCAGTTCTCGCGCAATATCCGCCAGGGCGTGCCCGGCGAATGA
- a CDS encoding HdeD family acid-resistance protein yields the protein MGNLVLLLLGVDYLRKRALGLAVAGWLLLVAGAVVFIDALDGVLYFPLDGFAALIVIEGLATLAIAKSGVGGQRVLRYVKGLFVLTAGVLVLAGDQHGHFVLSMIFGLLFLVDGLMQCIAAYVVRYARWRYVFASGVAEILLAIFFFQPYPTHYVGTVPYCVGLFLAFSGFKLLVLARRVRTLGANPGLVVNARPDFMPTASAGPAQTVFDGPPLESERALTVHVWTPSGSAKAQTRNYLMLNRYIAAVDVNGVISTGHAALESPEGVYVSLYPAQEIDRSPEQFGALLRATAENDVPGVFQPDYATEAQAWCPSTTQVRIRNYDAAKLQAFWDVYRQDATYNLTHRNCSSSVSRALEAALDGVVGRLHGPQAGWRVLLRLLLTPELWVASQIRKRALTMAWTPGLTLDYARALSMLADPRPFGWWQMSQAALRLIRQRRAAWRSQDREAQARNAQEAPSSQGAQ from the coding sequence ATGGGAAATCTGGTTCTATTGCTGCTGGGCGTCGATTACCTGCGCAAGCGCGCGCTCGGGCTGGCCGTCGCCGGCTGGTTGCTCCTGGTTGCCGGCGCGGTGGTGTTCATCGACGCGCTGGACGGGGTGCTGTATTTCCCCCTGGACGGCTTTGCCGCGCTGATCGTGATCGAAGGGCTGGCGACGCTGGCCATCGCCAAGTCCGGCGTCGGCGGCCAGCGCGTGCTGCGCTATGTGAAGGGCCTGTTTGTGCTGACGGCCGGCGTGCTGGTCCTGGCGGGCGACCAACACGGGCATTTCGTGTTGTCTATGATCTTCGGCCTGCTGTTCCTGGTCGATGGGCTGATGCAGTGCATCGCCGCCTACGTGGTGCGCTACGCGCGCTGGCGCTATGTCTTCGCCTCGGGCGTGGCCGAGATCCTGCTGGCCATCTTCTTCTTTCAGCCCTATCCCACGCACTACGTGGGCACCGTGCCGTATTGCGTGGGCCTGTTCCTGGCCTTCTCCGGCTTCAAGCTGCTGGTGCTTGCACGCCGCGTCCGCACGCTGGGGGCCAATCCCGGGCTGGTCGTCAACGCACGGCCGGACTTCATGCCGACCGCGTCCGCTGGCCCGGCGCAGACTGTGTTCGACGGCCCGCCGCTGGAATCGGAGCGTGCCCTGACCGTGCACGTCTGGACCCCGTCCGGCTCGGCCAAGGCGCAGACGCGCAACTACCTGATGCTGAACCGCTACATCGCCGCCGTTGACGTCAACGGCGTCATCTCCACGGGGCACGCGGCGCTGGAATCGCCTGAAGGCGTGTATGTGAGCCTATACCCGGCGCAGGAGATCGACCGGTCTCCCGAACAGTTCGGCGCGCTGCTGCGCGCCACGGCCGAGAACGACGTGCCGGGCGTGTTCCAGCCCGACTACGCCACGGAAGCGCAGGCCTGGTGTCCGTCCACCACGCAGGTGCGCATCCGCAACTACGACGCGGCAAAGTTGCAGGCGTTCTGGGACGTCTACCGGCAGGATGCCACCTACAACCTGACGCATCGCAACTGTTCCAGCTCGGTATCGCGCGCGCTGGAGGCGGCGCTGGACGGCGTGGTCGGCCGGCTGCATGGTCCGCAGGCCGGCTGGCGCGTGCTGCTGCGGTTGCTGCTGACGCCGGAATTGTGGGTGGCCTCGCAGATCCGCAAGCGCGCGCTGACCATGGCCTGGACGCCGGGCCTGACGCTGGACTACGCGCGCGCGCTCAGCATGCTGGCCGACCCCCGGCCGTTCGGCTGGTGGCAGATGTCGCAGGCCGCGCTGCGCTTGATCAGGCAGCGGCGCGCGGCCTGGCGCAGCCAGGACCGGGAAGCCCAGGCGCGCAACGCGCAAGAGGCGCCCTCGTCGCAAGGCGCGCAATGA
- a CDS encoding LysE family translocator — protein sequence MNTPAFILAILGALWLGAMLPGPSFVIVARSAIGQSRLDGLASALGMGIGGILFASLALAGLYSVLQTVGWLYLGLKLAGGAYLLYMSYKIWRGASQPFALPGAVAARSGSARKSFWTGLATQMSNPKTAIWYGSIFAALLPQQPPAWVYFALPPLVFLVEFGWYAIVALCFSAQGPRAIYLRAKKWVDRLAACAMAALGLRLILTARKSGL from the coding sequence ATGAATACGCCTGCTTTCATTCTGGCCATCCTGGGGGCGCTGTGGCTGGGCGCGATGCTGCCGGGCCCGAGCTTCGTCATCGTCGCGCGCAGCGCCATCGGCCAGTCGCGCCTGGACGGTCTGGCCTCGGCGCTGGGCATGGGCATCGGCGGCATCCTGTTCGCCAGCCTGGCGCTGGCCGGACTTTATTCCGTGCTGCAAACCGTCGGGTGGCTGTACCTGGGCCTGAAGCTCGCCGGCGGCGCGTACCTGCTCTACATGTCGTACAAGATCTGGCGCGGCGCGAGCCAACCTTTCGCGCTGCCTGGCGCCGTGGCCGCGCGTTCAGGCAGCGCGCGCAAGTCGTTCTGGACGGGCCTTGCCACTCAGATGAGCAATCCCAAGACCGCCATCTGGTACGGCAGCATTTTCGCGGCCCTGTTGCCGCAGCAGCCGCCGGCCTGGGTGTATTTCGCCTTGCCGCCGCTGGTGTTCCTGGTCGAGTTCGGCTGGTATGCCATCGTCGCGCTGTGCTTCTCGGCCCAGGGGCCGAGGGCCATCTACCTGCGCGCGAAGAAATGGGTGGACCGGCTCGCCGCCTGCGCCATGGCCGCGCTGGGCCTGCGCCTGATCCTGACCGCGCGCAAGAGCGGCCTTTGA
- the gcvP gene encoding aminomethyl-transferring glycine dehydrogenase encodes MSRALDTHTDFIPRHIGPSDADQAAMLAVIGSPSLDALIEEVVPPKIRSQAPLALPPSRSETDVLAELKQVAGRNKVYRSYIGQGYYGTQTPNVVLRNILENPAWYTAYTPYQPEISQGRLEALLNYQTMVADLTGLDISNASLLDESTAAAEAMTLARRSAKSKSPVFFISRHVHPQTIEVVRTRAEGLDIEIAVGDEAEGLPECFGVLLQYPHSTGSVADYRKLADAAHAQGAVVAVATDLLALAVLAAPGEWGADIAVGSAQRFGVPFGFGGPHAGFMACKDAYKRNMAGRLVGVSKDAQGNPAMRLALQTREQHIRREKATSNICTAQVLLAVMAGMYAVWHGPAGIRRIANRVNRYTAILRAELVKLGVKVANDSFFDTLLLETGAATPAILTAADCAHVNLRRVDGARLAVSLDETVTAADLQALVNVFASGLERDDVELDIDALDAAAASGIPAAVARESAILKHPVFSSVQSETDMLRYLRKLADKDLALDRTMIPLGSCTMKLNATAEMIPITWPEFALIHPFAPASQSQGYKELIDRLSAALCEITGYDNISLQPNSGAQGEYAGLLAIRGYHQANGQHQRNVCLIPSSAHGTNPASAQLAGMDVVVVASDANGNVDLPDLRAKIEQVGDKLAALMITYPSTHGVFEEAVTEICELVHQAGGQVYLDGANMNAMVGVAQPGKFGSDVSHLNLHKTFCIPHGGGGPGVGPVAVRAHLAPYLPGVVNEQGKLPGEAKVGPVSAAPFGSAGILPIPFVYISLMGADGLRRATEVAILNANYVATRLRDHYPVLYAGRNGRVAHECILDVRPLKETSGISAEDIAKRLMDYGFHAPTMSFPVAGTLMVEPTESESQAELDRFVDAMISIREEIAQVERGERDREDNVLKNAPHTAQMLLAEEWLHDYPRQQAAYPVASLRDGKYWPPVARVDNAYGDRNLVCACLPVEAYA; translated from the coding sequence ATGTCGCGCGCCCTAGACACCCACACCGACTTCATCCCCCGCCATATCGGCCCCTCCGACGCCGACCAGGCCGCCATGCTCGCCGTGATCGGCAGCCCCAGCCTGGACGCGCTGATCGAAGAAGTCGTGCCGCCCAAGATCCGCAGCCAGGCCCCGCTGGCGCTGCCGCCCTCGCGCAGCGAAACCGACGTGCTGGCCGAGCTCAAGCAGGTCGCCGGGCGCAACAAGGTCTACCGCAGCTACATCGGCCAGGGTTACTACGGCACGCAGACGCCCAACGTGGTGCTGCGCAACATTCTTGAGAATCCCGCCTGGTACACGGCCTACACGCCTTACCAGCCCGAGATCTCGCAGGGCCGTCTGGAGGCCCTGCTGAACTACCAGACCATGGTCGCCGACCTGACCGGGCTGGACATCTCCAACGCCTCGCTGTTGGACGAGAGCACGGCCGCCGCCGAAGCCATGACGCTGGCCCGCCGCAGCGCCAAGTCCAAGAGCCCGGTGTTCTTCATCTCGCGCCACGTGCACCCGCAGACCATCGAGGTCGTGCGCACCCGCGCCGAGGGCCTGGACATCGAAATCGCCGTGGGCGACGAGGCCGAAGGCCTGCCGGAATGCTTCGGCGTGCTGCTGCAATACCCGCACAGCACCGGCTCGGTGGCCGACTACCGCAAGCTGGCCGACGCCGCGCACGCGCAGGGCGCGGTGGTGGCCGTGGCCACGGACCTGCTGGCGCTGGCCGTGCTGGCCGCGCCGGGCGAGTGGGGCGCCGACATCGCCGTGGGCTCGGCCCAGCGTTTCGGCGTGCCGTTCGGTTTCGGCGGCCCGCATGCCGGCTTCATGGCCTGCAAGGACGCCTACAAGCGCAACATGGCCGGCCGCCTGGTCGGCGTGTCCAAGGACGCGCAGGGCAACCCGGCCATGCGCCTGGCGCTGCAAACGCGCGAGCAGCACATCCGCCGCGAAAAGGCCACTTCCAACATCTGCACCGCGCAGGTGCTGCTGGCCGTGATGGCCGGCATGTACGCCGTGTGGCACGGCCCGGCCGGCATCCGCCGCATCGCCAACCGCGTCAACCGCTACACCGCGATCCTGCGCGCCGAGCTGGTCAAGCTGGGCGTGAAGGTCGCCAACGACAGCTTCTTCGACACGCTGCTGCTGGAAACCGGCGCGGCCACGCCCGCCATCCTGACCGCGGCCGACTGCGCCCACGTCAACCTGCGCCGCGTCGACGGCGCGCGCCTGGCCGTCTCGCTGGACGAGACCGTCACCGCCGCCGACCTGCAGGCCCTGGTCAACGTGTTCGCCTCCGGCCTGGAACGCGATGATGTCGAGCTGGACATCGACGCGCTCGACGCCGCGGCCGCCAGCGGCATTCCCGCCGCCGTGGCCCGCGAAAGCGCCATCCTGAAGCATCCGGTGTTCTCCAGCGTGCAGTCGGAAACCGACATGCTGCGCTACCTGCGCAAGCTGGCCGACAAGGACCTGGCGCTGGACCGCACCATGATCCCGCTGGGCTCGTGCACCATGAAGCTGAACGCCACGGCCGAGATGATCCCCATCACCTGGCCCGAGTTCGCGCTGATCCACCCCTTCGCGCCCGCCTCGCAGAGCCAGGGCTACAAGGAATTGATCGACCGCCTGTCGGCCGCGCTGTGCGAAATCACCGGCTATGACAACATCAGCCTGCAGCCGAACTCCGGCGCGCAGGGCGAGTACGCCGGCCTGCTGGCGATTCGCGGCTACCACCAGGCCAACGGCCAGCATCAGCGCAACGTCTGCCTGATCCCCTCGTCGGCGCACGGCACCAACCCCGCCTCGGCCCAGCTGGCCGGCATGGATGTGGTGGTGGTGGCCTCCGACGCCAACGGCAACGTCGACCTGCCCGACCTGCGCGCCAAGATCGAACAGGTCGGCGACAAGCTGGCCGCGCTGATGATCACCTACCCGTCCACGCATGGCGTGTTCGAGGAAGCCGTGACCGAGATCTGCGAACTGGTGCACCAGGCCGGCGGCCAGGTCTACCTGGACGGCGCCAACATGAACGCCATGGTGGGCGTGGCCCAGCCCGGCAAGTTCGGTTCCGACGTCTCGCACCTGAACCTGCACAAGACCTTCTGCATCCCGCACGGCGGCGGCGGCCCGGGCGTGGGTCCGGTGGCGGTGCGCGCGCACCTGGCTCCGTACCTGCCGGGCGTGGTCAATGAACAAGGCAAGCTGCCCGGCGAAGCCAAGGTCGGCCCGGTCTCGGCCGCGCCTTTCGGTTCGGCCGGCATCCTGCCGATCCCGTTCGTGTACATCTCGCTGATGGGCGCCGACGGTCTGCGCCGCGCCACCGAAGTCGCGATCCTGAATGCGAACTACGTCGCCACCCGCCTGCGCGACCACTATCCGGTGCTGTACGCGGGTCGCAACGGCCGCGTGGCGCACGAGTGCATCCTGGATGTGCGTCCGCTCAAGGAAACCAGCGGCATCAGCGCCGAGGACATCGCCAAGCGCCTGATGGACTACGGCTTCCACGCGCCCACCATGAGCTTCCCGGTGGCCGGTACGCTGATGGTCGAGCCGACCGAATCGGAAAGCCAGGCCGAGCTGGACCGCTTCGTCGACGCCATGATCTCGATCCGCGAGGAAATCGCCCAGGTCGAGCGCGGCGAGCGCGACCGCGAGGACAACGTCCTGAAGAACGCGCCGCATACCGCGCAGATGCTGCTGGCCGAAGAGTGGCTGCACGACTACCCGCGCCAGCAGGCCGCCTACCCGGTGGCCTCGCTGCGCGACGGCAAGTACTGGCCGCCCGTGGCTCGCGTCGACAACGCCTATGGCGACCGCAATCTGGTCTGCGCCTGCCTGCCGGTCGAAGCCTACGCCTGA
- the gcvH gene encoding glycine cleavage system protein GcvH, producing the protein MSLPTDRKYTESHEWVKAEGDVFVVGITDTAQDQLGDLVFVGDVKVGAKLAAGETAGVVESVKAASDIYAPVAGEIVAFNDELESNPNLINESAFTAWIFKIKPDNAADADKLLDAAGYEAVANG; encoded by the coding sequence ATGAGCCTGCCCACCGATCGCAAGTACACCGAGTCCCATGAATGGGTCAAAGCCGAAGGCGACGTGTTCGTCGTCGGCATCACCGACACCGCCCAGGACCAGCTGGGCGACCTGGTCTTCGTCGGCGACGTCAAGGTCGGCGCCAAGCTGGCCGCCGGCGAAACCGCCGGCGTGGTCGAGTCGGTCAAGGCCGCCTCCGACATCTACGCGCCCGTGGCCGGCGAGATCGTCGCCTTCAACGATGAGCTGGAAAGCAATCCCAACCTGATCAACGAGTCGGCCTTCACCGCCTGGATCTTCAAGATCAAGCCGGACAACGCCGCCGACGCGGACAAGCTGCTGGACGCCGCCGGCTACGAAGCCGTCGCCAACGGCTAA
- the gcvT gene encoding glycine cleavage system aminomethyltransferase GcvT, whose translation MSATLKRTPLADEHIASGARMVDFGGWDMPLAYGSQLEEHHAVRQDAGMFDVSHMLNVDVTGPDAFAFLQRLVANDVAKLTVPGKALYSCMLNPQGGVIDDLIIYFFAADEWRVVVNAGTADKDIAWMQRVRQSGKFDVAIAPRRDLAMIAVQGPNARAKVWAARPAWQAASEPLTPFVAAQVGDDTLVARTGYTGEDGFEIVLPATQAVALWRDLAAQGVRPCGLGARDTLRLEAGMNLYGQDMDELIQPDQAGLTWTVSLKNAERRFIGRDALEQFATPAAFLGLKLQERGVMRAHMAVRAKQGAGELTSGTMSPTLGVSIGFARLPVGVAPGDTVEVDIRGKWVPALVCKLPFVRNGKAVEHS comes from the coding sequence ATGTCCGCAACCCTCAAACGCACCCCGCTGGCCGACGAACACATCGCCTCCGGCGCCCGAATGGTCGACTTCGGCGGCTGGGACATGCCGCTGGCCTACGGCTCGCAGTTGGAAGAGCACCACGCCGTGCGCCAGGACGCCGGCATGTTCGATGTCTCGCACATGCTCAACGTCGACGTGACCGGCCCGGACGCCTTCGCCTTCCTGCAACGCCTGGTCGCCAACGACGTGGCCAAGCTGACCGTGCCGGGCAAGGCGCTGTACAGCTGCATGCTCAATCCGCAGGGCGGCGTGATCGACGACCTGATCATCTATTTCTTCGCCGCCGATGAGTGGCGCGTCGTGGTCAATGCCGGCACCGCCGACAAGGACATCGCCTGGATGCAGCGCGTCCGGCAGTCCGGCAAGTTCGACGTGGCCATCGCGCCGCGCCGCGACCTGGCCATGATCGCCGTGCAGGGCCCGAACGCCCGCGCCAAGGTCTGGGCCGCGCGTCCGGCCTGGCAGGCCGCCAGCGAACCGCTGACGCCCTTCGTGGCCGCCCAGGTGGGCGACGACACGCTGGTGGCCCGCACCGGCTACACCGGCGAGGACGGCTTCGAGATCGTGCTGCCCGCCACGCAGGCCGTCGCGTTGTGGCGCGACCTGGCGGCGCAAGGCGTGCGTCCCTGCGGCCTGGGCGCGCGCGACACGCTGCGCCTGGAAGCCGGCATGAATCTCTACGGTCAGGACATGGACGAGCTGATCCAGCCCGACCAGGCCGGCCTGACCTGGACGGTGTCGCTGAAGAACGCCGAGCGCCGCTTCATCGGCCGCGACGCGCTGGAACAATTCGCCACCCCGGCCGCCTTCCTGGGCCTGAAGCTGCAGGAGCGCGGCGTGATGCGCGCCCACATGGCCGTGCGCGCCAAGCAGGGCGCGGGCGAGCTGACCAGCGGCACCATGTCGCCCACGCTGGGCGTGTCCATCGGCTTCGCCCGCCTGCCCGTGGGCGTGGCTCCCGGCGACACGGTCGAGGTGGACATCCGTGGCAAGTGGGTGCCCGCCCTGGTCTGCAAGCTGCCATTTGTCCGTAACGGCAAAGCCGTCGAACACTCGTAA
- a CDS encoding ZIP family metal transporter, with product MNTFSRHRIRPAATSVSIWTLAVLVSCLALYQLWVCLDVRAPHVADALLGGMMAAAATALGTLPVLFAQTLPQKVQDSLYGFGAGVMLAASAFSLVAPGIAAAGELGYGPWGAGILVGAAILLGAAVLLLMDRCLPHEHFIKGREGIEAHRLRRTWLFVFAITLHNLPEGLAIGVGYAGNDPLRGTALATGIAIQDIPEGLVVAVALMAAGYKRAFAVALGMLSGLVEPLGAVLGAAVVGWSAALLPWGLGFAAGAMLFVISHEIIPESHRKGHEVHATGGLMLGFVLMMLLDTALG from the coding sequence ATGAACACATTCAGCCGACACCGGATCCGGCCGGCCGCCACCAGCGTCAGCATCTGGACGCTGGCCGTGCTGGTGTCCTGCCTGGCCCTGTACCAGCTTTGGGTCTGCCTGGACGTGCGCGCGCCGCACGTGGCCGACGCGCTGCTGGGCGGCATGATGGCCGCCGCCGCGACCGCGCTGGGCACGCTGCCCGTGCTGTTCGCCCAGACCTTGCCGCAGAAAGTGCAGGACAGCCTGTACGGCTTTGGCGCCGGCGTGATGTTGGCCGCCAGCGCCTTCTCTCTGGTGGCGCCCGGCATCGCCGCGGCGGGCGAGCTGGGGTATGGCCCCTGGGGCGCCGGCATCCTGGTGGGCGCCGCCATCCTGCTGGGCGCGGCGGTGCTGCTGCTGATGGACCGCTGCCTGCCGCACGAGCATTTCATCAAGGGCAGGGAAGGCATCGAGGCGCATCGCCTGCGCCGCACCTGGCTGTTCGTGTTCGCCATCACGCTGCACAACCTGCCCGAAGGGCTGGCCATCGGCGTGGGCTATGCCGGCAACGACCCGCTGCGCGGCACGGCGCTGGCCACCGGCATCGCCATCCAGGACATTCCCGAAGGGCTGGTGGTGGCGGTGGCGCTGATGGCCGCTGGTTACAAGCGCGCCTTCGCTGTGGCGCTGGGCATGCTGTCGGGCCTGGTCGAGCCGCTGGGCGCGGTGCTGGGCGCTGCCGTGGTGGGCTGGTCGGCGGCCTTGCTGCCGTGGGGACTGGGCTTTGCCGCCGGGGCCATGCTCTTCGTCATCAGCCATGAAATCATTCCCGAATCGCACCGCAAGGGACACGAGGTCCATGCCACCGGCGGGCTGATGCTGGGCTTCGTGCTGATGATGCTGCTGGACACCGCGCTGGGTTAG
- a CDS encoding superoxide dismutase, which translates to MAHTLPALPYAYDALEPHIDALTMEIHHGKHHQTYVNNLNAALEGAGLSTDEPVESLVARLDQLPAAITAAVRNNGGGHANHSLFWTVMSPRGGGAPDGALAQAIASDLGGLDAFREAFTKAALTRFGSGWAWLSVTPAGKLVVESSANQDSPLMHGNTPILGLDVWEHAYYLKYQNRRPEYIGAFYNVIDWSEVARRYAAAVG; encoded by the coding sequence ATGGCCCATACCTTGCCCGCGCTGCCCTACGCCTATGACGCGCTGGAGCCGCACATCGACGCGCTGACGATGGAGATCCATCACGGCAAGCATCACCAGACCTACGTCAACAACCTGAACGCCGCCCTAGAAGGCGCCGGCCTGTCGACCGATGAACCGGTCGAGTCGCTGGTGGCGCGGCTGGACCAGCTGCCCGCCGCCATCACCGCGGCGGTGCGCAACAACGGCGGCGGCCATGCCAACCACAGCCTGTTCTGGACCGTGATGTCGCCGCGCGGCGGCGGCGCGCCCGACGGCGCGCTGGCGCAGGCCATCGCGTCCGACCTCGGCGGGCTGGACGCTTTCCGCGAAGCCTTCACCAAGGCCGCGCTGACCCGCTTCGGCAGCGGCTGGGCCTGGCTGTCGGTGACGCCGGCCGGCAAGCTCGTGGTCGAGAGCAGCGCCAACCAGGACAGCCCGCTGATGCACGGCAATACCCCGATCCTGGGCCTGGACGTATGGGAGCACGCCTACTACCTGAAGTACCAGAACCGCCGTCCCGAGTACATCGGCGCGTTCTACAACGTGATCGATTGGTCCGAGGTGGCGCGCCGCTACGCCGCCGCCGTGGGCTGA